A stretch of Chiloscyllium plagiosum isolate BGI_BamShark_2017 chromosome 6, ASM401019v2, whole genome shotgun sequence DNA encodes these proteins:
- the mettl18 gene encoding histidine protein methyltransferase 1 homolog — protein sequence MEFKFNFDLGPAEPPGTGEAERFPTQPERGSEAVKEHGVLWEELEGILEDAVVEEVEVAAPEPLCLRHLNVWAVERALSLEDRGEAGVSGAIARRSDLVPGVYEGGLKIWQCTFDLIEHLSGVELEGRRVLDLGCGAGLLGIVALRRGAAEVHFQDYNGSVIEGVTLPNVALNEEEERPPKRRRAQGPEPRPLSRCRFFSGDWSRFGNVHGGSFKYDLVLSSETLYNPDSYGELHDALSSLLSRDGLVYLATKSHYFGVGGGIHLFESFVKQKGVFDIQTVKVIDDGLQRCIATMSFRKAHCY from the coding sequence atggaattcaaatttaactTCGACCTGGGGCCGGCGGAGCCGCCCGGGACTGGAGAGGCTGAGCGGTTTCCGACACAGCCGGAGAGGGGCTCGGAGGCCGTGAAGGAACACGGGGTGCTCTGGGAAGAGCTGGAGGGGATCCTGGAAGATGCGGTagtggaggaagtggaggtggCAGCGCCGGAGCCGCTGTGCCTCAGGCACCTGAACGTCTGGGCGGTGGAGCGGGCGCTGAGCCTGGAGGACCGCGGGGAGGCCGGCGTCTCCGGCGCCATCGCCCGCCGCTCTGACCTCGTGCCCGGCGTCTACGAGGGAGGCCTGAAGATCTGGCAGTGCACCTTCGACCTGATCGAGCACCTGTCCGGTGTCGAGCTGGAGGGCCGGCGGGTCCTGGACCTGGGCTGCGGGGCGGGACTCCTGGGCATCGTCGCCCTGAGGAGGGGGGCGGCCGAGGTCCACTTCCAGGACTACAACGGCTCCGTGATCGAAGGGGTGACCCTCCCCAACGTGGCTCTGAACGAGGAGGAGGAACGGCCCCCGAAAAGGCGGAGAGCCCAGGGCCCGGAGCCCCGGCCGCTCTCCCGCTGCCGCTTCTTCTCGGGAGACTGGTCCCGGTTCGGCAACGTCCACGGCGGCTCCTTCAAGTACGACCTTGTCCTGAGCTCGGAGACTCTGTACAACCCGGACAGCTACGGAGAGCTGCACGACGCCCTGTCCAGCTTGCTGTCCCGGGACGGGCTGGTCTACCTGGCCACCAAGTCCCATTACTTCGGGGTGGGCGGCGGCATCCACCTGTTCGAGAGCTTTGTCAAGCAGAAGGGGGTCTTTGACATTCAGACAGTAAAAGTGATCGACGACGGCCTCCAGAGATGCATCGCCaccatgtccttcaggaaagcCCACTGTTACTGA